The region CTGATAAGGCTGAACCGTAAAACTAAACTGGAGAAAACAATGAAATCAATGTACGCGTACATCAGGGACGCATGGAAAAAACCCGACGAATCAGATGTCGGTGAACTCTTATGGGAAAGGATGCAGGTCTGGAGGCGCGAACCCGCAGTAACAAGGCTGGACCATCCGACAAGACTTGACAGGGCAAGAGCCCTTGGTTTTAAGGCAAAACAGGGTATTGCAGTCGCACGCGTGAGGATAAGACGCGGGGCCAGGCGAAAATCCAGATGGCAGCGCGGAAGACGAACCAAGCACATGGGCGTTAATAAGATCACACCCGGGAAGAGCATCCAGACCATTGGTGAAGAGCGTGTTGCACGCAGATTCCCAAATATGCAGGTATTAAACAGTTATTGGGTAGGCCAGGACGGCAAACACAAATGGTATGAGGTAATAGTTGTTGACCCGCATCATCCTTCGATAAAGGCTGATAAAAACCTTAAATGGATATGCAATAATACCCAGAAAGGCCGCGTATTCAGGGGAAAGACAAGCGCAGGCAGAAAGGGCAGGGGCCAGAGGCACAAAGGCATAGGTACCGAGAAAACAAGACCCAGCCTGAGATCTCACGACAATACTGGCAAATGAGTATGCATTATATCACTTTCCGGGCAAGTGTTCAT is a window of Candidatus Methanoperedens sp. DNA encoding:
- a CDS encoding 50S ribosomal protein L15e, whose protein sequence is MYAYIRDAWKKPDESDVGELLWERMQVWRREPAVTRLDHPTRLDRARALGFKAKQGIAVARVRIRRGARRKSRWQRGRRTKHMGVNKITPGKSIQTIGEERVARRFPNMQVLNSYWVGQDGKHKWYEVIVVDPHHPSIKADKNLKWICNNTQKGRVFRGKTSAGRKGRGQRHKGIGTEKTRPSLRSHDNTGK